From one Dermatophagoides farinae isolate YC_2012a chromosome 5, ASM2471394v1, whole genome shotgun sequence genomic stretch:
- the LOC124499943 gene encoding low density lipoprotein receptor adapter protein 1-A produces MTSIWKAIRLSTKNDKISELNTNFKHEKLFEELPNDGSTFYCQYLGYIPVESPSGAATNAKAIRQMMAMSRLKGTKSMALSILPNKIIIEKSTNKSNNNNDNDDGDGDHQSIMISLNRVSYCFVDSTYERVIAFVATNDNGCHECHAFMANKTKMAKLIAFTISKAFINAYEKWLQQKVLLSTTTTTTTTMKNNCPVQQCETTTTTTTNDSNTMQSIDYDWFDCVMEQSCHKNHDKQLLILD; encoded by the exons atgacTTCAATTTGGAAAGCAATACGTTTATCGacgaaaaatgataaaatctcAGAGTTAAATACAAATTTTAAACATGAAA AATTATTTGAAGAACTACCAAATGATGGATCAACATTTTATTGTCAATATCTTGGTTATATCCCGGTGGAAAGTCCATCCGGTGCTGCAACCAATGCTAAAGCAATCAGACAAATGATGGCCAtg agTCGTTTAAAAGGTACCAAATCAATGGCATTATCCATTTTACCTAataagattattattgaaaaatcaacaaataaatcaaacaataataatgataatgatgatggtgatggtgatcatcaatcaattatgatCTCATTAAATAG AGTATcatattgttttgttgattcaacATATGAACGTGTGATTGCATTTGTAGccacaaatgataatggttgCCATGAATGTCATGCATTTATggcaaataaaacaaaaatggccaaattaATTGCATTTACCATTTCAAAAGCATTTATTAATGCATATGAAAAATGGTTACAACAGAAAGTactattatcaacaacaacgacaacgacaacgacaatgaaGAATAATTGTCCGGTACAACAATGcgaaacaacgacaacaacaacaacaaatgattcaaatacaatgcaatcgattgattatgattggtTTGATTGTGTGATGGAACAATCATGTCATAAAAATCATGATAAGCAATTGCTTATATTGGattga